In Nocardioides marinus, one DNA window encodes the following:
- a CDS encoding ECF transporter S component, protein MTTFDQIAGDLQARRAAAGAPSYAEIALRIAKLRELRGGPDAQSRPARTTVYDAFREGRRRMDTALVLDIVRALGATEAEVDEWAERCRTAHAGAAPTPVREPAPAPEPEPEPAPEPPPPPPAPPTVNAALLLCLGCLAINLFGRWMVNVLEIPLYLDMVGTAVAAIILGPWWGAGVGVSTNFLGVGLSGYDSIPFAVVNVAGALVWGYGVRRFKMGSTIPRFFGLSALSALCCTLLAVPIILALGGQTGNGADDVRLIIQDVVNSLWLAVASSNIITSLADKTISGAVALLAVDVLPWTLVASMRPLMPLAGSRPEPPVRSSA, encoded by the coding sequence ATGACGACGTTTGACCAGATCGCGGGGGACCTGCAGGCCCGCCGCGCGGCCGCGGGGGCGCCGTCGTACGCCGAGATCGCGCTGCGCATCGCCAAGCTCCGCGAGCTCCGCGGAGGGCCCGACGCCCAGTCGCGTCCGGCCCGCACGACCGTCTACGACGCCTTCCGCGAGGGCCGTCGCCGGATGGACACCGCGCTCGTGCTCGACATCGTGCGCGCCCTCGGCGCGACGGAGGCCGAGGTGGACGAGTGGGCCGAGCGCTGCCGCACCGCCCACGCCGGGGCCGCACCGACGCCGGTGAGGGAGCCGGCGCCCGCCCCGGAGCCCGAGCCCGAGCCGGCGCCAGAGCCCCCGCCGCCGCCCCCGGCACCGCCCACCGTCAACGCCGCCCTGCTGCTGTGCCTGGGCTGCCTGGCGATCAACCTCTTCGGCCGATGGATGGTCAACGTCCTGGAGATCCCGCTCTACCTCGACATGGTGGGCACCGCCGTGGCCGCGATCATCCTCGGCCCGTGGTGGGGCGCGGGTGTCGGCGTCTCGACCAACTTCCTCGGCGTCGGGCTCTCGGGCTACGACTCGATCCCGTTCGCGGTCGTCAACGTCGCCGGCGCCCTCGTGTGGGGCTACGGGGTGCGCCGGTTCAAGATGGGCTCGACGATCCCGCGGTTCTTCGGGCTCAGCGCCCTCTCGGCGCTGTGCTGCACGCTGTTGGCCGTGCCGATCATCCTGGCGCTCGGGGGCCAGACCGGCAACGGCGCCGACGACGTGCGGCTGATCATCCAGGACGTCGTGAACTCCCTGTGGCTGGCCGTGGCCAGCTCCAACATCATCACCTCGTTGGCCGACAAGACGATCTCCGGCGCGGTGGCGCTGCTCGCGGTGGACGTGCTGCCCTGGACGCTCGTGGCCTCGATGCGGCCGCTGATGCCGCTGGCGGGTTCGCGCCCCGAGCCGCCGGTACGCTCCTCGGCATGA
- a CDS encoding glycine cleavage system protein R, protein MSSPQAHLVLTVIGADRPGLVSAVSGPVERHGGSWQRSQMARLAGEFAGIVLVTVPEAAVGALEGDLAGLAADGLRVDVRRTDAPSEAAPASVQLHLLGTDRPGIVAEISRTIAAHGVGIESLTTDLREAPMAGGLLFEVEAELSVPGESGLDELRAALEQIADELMVELSLE, encoded by the coding sequence ATGAGCAGCCCCCAGGCGCACCTCGTCCTGACCGTCATCGGCGCCGACCGCCCCGGTCTGGTCTCGGCGGTCTCGGGCCCGGTCGAGCGGCACGGCGGCAGCTGGCAGCGTTCGCAGATGGCCCGCCTGGCCGGGGAGTTCGCCGGCATCGTGCTGGTGACGGTCCCCGAGGCGGCCGTCGGGGCCCTCGAGGGCGACCTGGCCGGGCTCGCGGCCGACGGCCTGCGTGTCGACGTACGCCGCACGGACGCTCCGTCCGAGGCGGCACCGGCCAGCGTGCAGCTGCACCTGCTCGGGACCGACCGCCCCGGCATCGTCGCGGAGATCTCGCGCACGATCGCCGCTCACGGGGTCGGCATCGAGAGCCTCACCACCGACCTGCGTGAGGCGCCGATGGCCGGCGGCCTGCTCTTCGAGGTCGAGGCCGAGCTGAGCGTGCCGGGGGAGTCCGGGCTCGACGAGCTGCGCGCGGCGCTGGAGCAGATCGCCGACGAGCTGATGGTCGAGCTCAGCCTCGAGTGA
- a CDS encoding lipopolysaccharide assembly protein LapA domain-containing protein, with protein MSTASEQPETPDQSTTPEPEKSRTPDNPLRGSRTSGVWVGTVGLGLLLVLLVVFIAQNTDTTTVRFLSFQGEAPVAVALLIATAAGILLTATAGSLRILQLRRRTRKVTRG; from the coding sequence GTGAGCACCGCGAGCGAGCAGCCCGAGACCCCTGACCAGTCCACCACACCGGAGCCGGAGAAGAGCCGGACGCCGGACAACCCGCTGCGCGGCTCCCGCACCAGCGGGGTGTGGGTGGGCACCGTGGGGCTGGGGCTGCTGCTGGTGCTGCTGGTCGTCTTCATCGCCCAGAACACCGACACCACGACGGTGCGGTTCCTCTCCTTCCAGGGCGAGGCCCCGGTCGCCGTGGCACTGCTCATCGCCACCGCGGCCGGCATCCTGCTCACCGCCACCGCGGGCTCGCTGCGGATCCTCCAGCTGCGCCGACGCACCCGCAAGGTCACTCGAGGCTGA
- a CDS encoding TIGR03619 family F420-dependent LLM class oxidoreductase — translation MRFSLSTAYLPVTELPVLAQAADRLGYHAMAVPDHVVDLETLQTPYPYTSDGERRWGRDAAWPDPWVLIGALAAVTTRLRFFTSVYVPAIRNPFQVAKSVGTAAVLSGDRVALGVGIGWCREEFELLEQDFGTRGRRTDEALRLMQALWQAGWTEFEGDFYSAPRMVMEPTPTAPIPVYVGGLSEVAFRRAARHDGWVGDLYTVDEAAEHATTLARMREEAGNERDFSVITALTDAFTPEQFARAEELGVTDVMTMPWAYYHGLDVGLEQKLDGLERFAEDVLRPLAPGK, via the coding sequence GTGCGCTTCTCCCTCAGCACCGCCTACCTCCCGGTCACCGAGCTCCCCGTCCTGGCGCAGGCCGCCGACCGGCTCGGCTACCACGCGATGGCCGTCCCGGACCACGTCGTGGACCTGGAGACCCTGCAGACCCCCTACCCCTACACCTCCGACGGCGAGCGCCGGTGGGGCCGCGACGCGGCCTGGCCGGACCCGTGGGTGCTCATCGGCGCGCTGGCGGCGGTGACGACGCGGCTGCGCTTCTTCACCTCCGTCTACGTCCCGGCGATCCGCAACCCGTTCCAGGTCGCCAAGTCGGTCGGCACCGCCGCCGTCCTGTCCGGTGACCGGGTCGCCCTGGGGGTCGGCATCGGTTGGTGCCGCGAGGAGTTCGAGCTGCTGGAGCAGGACTTCGGGACCCGCGGCCGACGCACCGACGAGGCCCTGCGTCTCATGCAGGCCCTCTGGCAGGCCGGGTGGACCGAGTTCGAGGGGGACTTCTACTCGGCGCCGAGGATGGTCATGGAGCCCACGCCGACCGCCCCGATCCCGGTGTACGTCGGCGGGCTGTCCGAGGTCGCGTTCCGACGCGCCGCCCGGCACGACGGGTGGGTCGGCGACCTCTACACCGTCGACGAGGCCGCCGAGCACGCGACGACGCTGGCCCGGATGCGCGAGGAGGCCGGCAACGAGCGCGACTTCTCGGTCATCACCGCCCTGACCGACGCCTTCACCCCCGAGCAGTTCGCACGGGCCGAGGAGCTCGGCGTCACGGACGTGATGACGATGCCGTGGGCCTACTACCACGGGCTCGACGTGGGGCTGGAGCAGAAGCTCGACGGCCTGGAGCGCTTCGCGGAGGACGTGCTGCGCCCGCTGGCGCCGGGAAAGTAG
- a CDS encoding DUF5709 domain-containing protein, translating to MSQSEPTETDLDATTAAETYGDYSVDDEDQPVGLDNLTDVEGDVEDELDRGYSPPEKYSPGQGYGNTPYEEATGESLDQRIAQEVPEPDPYTDVPTEDLDDGEVGDQRAGRLVDPDQGLGEDTEKDLVGDDVGIDGAAASPEEAAVHVVPED from the coding sequence ATGAGCCAGAGCGAGCCGACCGAGACCGACCTGGACGCCACCACCGCCGCGGAGACCTACGGCGACTACAGCGTCGACGACGAGGACCAGCCCGTGGGGCTGGACAACCTCACCGACGTCGAGGGCGACGTCGAGGACGAGCTGGACCGCGGCTACTCCCCGCCGGAGAAGTATTCCCCCGGCCAGGGCTACGGCAACACCCCCTACGAGGAGGCCACCGGCGAGTCCCTCGACCAGCGGATCGCCCAGGAGGTCCCGGAGCCGGATCCGTACACCGACGTTCCGACCGAGGACCTCGACGACGGCGAGGTGGGCGACCAGCGCGCCGGTCGGCTCGTGGACCCCGACCAGGGGCTGGGCGAGGACACCGAGAAGGACCTCGTCGGCGACGACGTCGGCATCGACGGCGCCGCGGCCTCCCCCGAGGAGGCGGCCGTCCACGTCGTCCCGGAGGACTAG
- a CDS encoding FGGY family carbohydrate kinase: MTYVIGLDSSTQSCTGVLADAATGEVVGEARVPHPTGTRVDPRAWLQAVDEVLARLARVGRAEAVAVGGQQHGMVALGDAGEPVHDALLWHDTRSAAAARALIEEMGGAQACAAEVGSVLVASFTVTKLRWLRDHDPAAASRVRSVLLPHDYVSWHLSGRRAAPWTDRGDASGTGYYATGRGEWRPDLAAAALGHEVELPRVVAPGEVAATTPDGQALAAGTGDNMAAALGTGLRPGDVLLSIGTSGVASTVSPHPVADGTGTVTGFAAADGGFLPMVTTMNAARILDLQAAWLGTDHAGLAALALESSPGAGGAVLLPYYAGERTPNRPDAVGTWTGLTTTTTRADLARAAVEALSCSLADAVDHLRAHTGESGGRVLLVGGAARSPAVQRVLPGVLGASVELPPPAEYVALGAARQAAWALSGAPTPPAWELPGTQLLEAPATPEVRERYATLRDRTSDWT; the protein is encoded by the coding sequence GTGACGTACGTCATCGGCCTCGACTCCAGCACCCAGTCCTGCACCGGCGTGCTCGCGGACGCCGCCACGGGAGAGGTGGTCGGGGAGGCCCGGGTGCCGCACCCGACCGGGACGCGGGTGGATCCGCGGGCCTGGCTGCAGGCGGTCGACGAGGTGCTGGCCCGTCTCGCGCGCGTCGGCAGGGCGGAGGCCGTGGCCGTGGGCGGACAGCAGCACGGCATGGTCGCCCTGGGCGACGCAGGGGAGCCGGTCCACGACGCGCTGCTGTGGCACGACACCCGCTCGGCCGCTGCGGCCCGGGCCCTGATCGAGGAGATGGGCGGGGCGCAGGCCTGCGCGGCCGAGGTGGGCAGCGTCCTCGTCGCGTCCTTCACGGTGACCAAGCTCCGGTGGCTGCGCGACCACGATCCCGCCGCGGCCTCGAGGGTGCGCAGCGTCCTGCTGCCCCACGACTACGTCTCCTGGCACCTCTCCGGTCGCCGGGCCGCGCCCTGGACCGACCGCGGCGACGCCTCGGGCACGGGGTACTACGCCACGGGTCGCGGCGAGTGGCGTCCCGACCTGGCGGCCGCCGCCCTCGGGCACGAGGTCGAGCTGCCGCGCGTCGTCGCTCCCGGCGAGGTCGCCGCGACCACGCCGGACGGGCAGGCGCTGGCGGCCGGCACCGGGGACAACATGGCCGCCGCCCTCGGCACGGGCCTGCGCCCGGGCGACGTGCTGCTCTCCATCGGCACCTCCGGCGTCGCCTCCACCGTGAGCCCGCACCCCGTCGCCGACGGCACCGGCACCGTCACCGGCTTCGCCGCCGCCGACGGCGGCTTCCTGCCCATGGTCACGACGATGAACGCCGCCCGGATCCTCGACCTCCAGGCCGCCTGGTTGGGCACCGACCACGCCGGCCTCGCCGCCCTCGCCCTGGAGTCCTCCCCGGGCGCCGGTGGCGCGGTGCTGCTGCCCTACTACGCCGGGGAGCGCACGCCGAACCGTCCGGACGCCGTGGGCACCTGGACCGGCCTCACCACGACCACCACCCGCGCCGACCTCGCGCGGGCGGCCGTCGAGGCGCTCTCGTGCAGCCTCGCCGACGCCGTGGACCACCTGCGGGCCCACACCGGCGAGTCCGGTGGCCGCGTCCTGCTGGTCGGCGGTGCCGCGCGCAGCCCCGCCGTGCAGCGAGTGCTGCCCGGCGTCCTGGGAGCCAGCGTCGAGCTGCCGCCCCCGGCGGAGTACGTCGCCCTCGGGGCCGCGCGCCAGGCTGCGTGGGCGCTGTCCGGGGCCCCGACCCCACCTGCCTGGGAGCTGCCCGGCACGCAGCTGCTCGAGGCACCCGCCACCCCCGAGGTCCGCGAGCGCTACGCGACGCTGCGCGACCGGACCTCGGACTGGACCTGA
- the xylA gene encoding xylose isomerase: protein MPLQIPAPTPEDKFSFGLWTIGYVGRDPFGEATRPAMDPVHALERLAELGAYGVNFHDDDLIPFGADDATRGQILDRFRQGLAQTGLVVTTATTNLFSHPVFKDGAFTSNNREVRRFALRKVMRNLDLAAELGAQTYVCWGGREGAEHGASKDVASALDRYREAFDVLGEYVVDQGYDLRFAIEPKPNEPRGDILLPTVGHALAFIETLERPELVGLNPEVGHEEMAGLNAAHGYAQAMWQGKLFHIDLNGQHGPRFDQDLRFGAGNVRGAFWVVDTLLSGGYDGPVHFDYKPSRTEDEHGVWATAQACMTNYLVLREKARAFRADPEVQAALEKAELPELARPTLAEGETWRSLAGDPAPDVEALGARDTGLEVLDQLALEHLYGVR from the coding sequence ATGCCACTCCAGATCCCCGCACCCACGCCCGAGGACAAGTTCTCCTTCGGCCTGTGGACCATCGGCTACGTCGGCCGCGACCCCTTCGGTGAGGCCACCCGCCCGGCCATGGACCCGGTCCACGCCCTCGAGCGCCTGGCCGAGCTCGGCGCCTACGGCGTGAACTTCCACGACGACGACCTGATCCCGTTCGGCGCCGACGACGCCACGCGCGGGCAGATCCTCGACCGGTTCCGCCAGGGGCTGGCCCAGACCGGCCTGGTCGTCACCACCGCCACCACCAACCTGTTCAGCCACCCCGTCTTCAAGGACGGCGCCTTCACCTCCAACAACCGCGAGGTGCGCCGCTTCGCCCTGCGCAAGGTGATGCGCAACCTCGACCTGGCCGCCGAGCTCGGTGCTCAGACCTACGTCTGCTGGGGCGGCCGCGAGGGTGCCGAGCACGGCGCGTCCAAGGACGTCGCCTCCGCCCTGGACCGCTACCGGGAGGCCTTCGACGTCCTCGGCGAGTACGTCGTCGACCAGGGCTACGACCTGCGCTTCGCCATCGAGCCCAAGCCCAACGAGCCCCGCGGCGACATCCTGCTGCCCACCGTCGGCCACGCGCTGGCCTTCATCGAGACCCTCGAGCGACCCGAACTGGTCGGGCTCAACCCCGAGGTCGGGCACGAGGAGATGGCCGGCCTCAACGCCGCGCACGGCTACGCCCAGGCGATGTGGCAGGGCAAGCTGTTCCACATCGACCTCAACGGCCAGCACGGTCCCCGCTTCGACCAGGACCTGCGCTTCGGCGCCGGCAACGTCCGCGGAGCTTTCTGGGTCGTGGACACCCTGCTCTCGGGCGGGTACGACGGTCCCGTGCACTTCGACTACAAGCCCTCGCGCACCGAGGACGAGCACGGCGTGTGGGCGACCGCGCAGGCGTGCATGACCAACTACCTCGTGCTGCGCGAGAAGGCCCGAGCCTTCCGTGCCGACCCCGAGGTGCAGGCGGCGCTGGAGAAGGCCGAGCTGCCCGAGCTGGCGCGGCCGACGCTCGCCGAGGGCGAGACCTGGCGCTCGCTGGCCGGCGACCCGGCCCCGGACGTCGAGGCGCTCGGCGCCCGCGACACCGGCCTGGAGGTGCTCGACCAGCTCGCGCTGGAGCACCTGTACGGCGTGCGCTGA
- a CDS encoding ROK family protein, translating into MRQAPRPVTGTEWLRRANTAAVLRSLRHDGPASRSELAERTGLAKATVGAIAAELEDRGAVAETTEPPASATVRGRPRRPLSLTGHGLVGLGFEVNVDYVSAVAVDLAGDVVLSRSRGLDGAGASDALSGLVAETARALSGRRLAGVTVGVPGLVQADDRTVAWAPNLRLDDPRLSELVGGVLAREHDGAVPSVRVLNDANCAAYAETRRGAAAGVAHALYLTGTIGIGAGVVIDGRLLRGAAGFAGEVGHLPLGRPEDRCGCGRAGCLEASVGLMALCRAAGLPPGGTPTAVAREVAARAAGDAAVRGAVGDLGRLLGSGLAALATVLDPSVIVLGGYFSELGDLVLEPARAELDARLPSPAQPRPQLRASELGLVAAATGAAERSWDDVMDGSAALP; encoded by the coding sequence GTGAGGCAGGCCCCCCGCCCCGTGACGGGCACCGAGTGGCTGCGCCGGGCCAACACGGCCGCGGTGCTGCGCTCGCTGCGCCACGACGGCCCGGCGTCCCGCAGCGAGCTCGCCGAGCGGACCGGCCTGGCCAAGGCCACGGTCGGGGCGATCGCCGCAGAGCTGGAGGATCGTGGCGCGGTGGCGGAGACCACCGAGCCCCCCGCCTCCGCGACGGTGAGGGGCCGGCCCCGCCGGCCGTTGTCCCTCACCGGGCACGGCCTGGTCGGCCTGGGCTTCGAGGTCAACGTCGACTACGTCAGCGCCGTAGCGGTCGACCTGGCCGGCGACGTCGTCCTCTCGCGGAGCCGTGGTCTCGACGGGGCCGGTGCGTCGGACGCGCTGAGCGGCCTGGTCGCCGAGACCGCGCGCGCGCTGTCCGGGCGACGGCTGGCCGGCGTGACGGTGGGCGTGCCCGGGCTCGTGCAGGCCGACGACCGGACGGTGGCGTGGGCGCCGAACCTGCGGCTGGACGACCCGCGGCTGTCCGAGCTGGTCGGCGGGGTGCTGGCCCGGGAGCACGACGGGGCCGTGCCGTCGGTCCGGGTGCTCAACGACGCCAACTGCGCGGCGTACGCCGAGACCCGGCGTGGTGCCGCGGCCGGTGTGGCGCACGCGCTCTACCTGACCGGCACGATCGGGATCGGCGCCGGCGTGGTCATCGACGGGCGGCTGCTCCGGGGAGCGGCCGGGTTCGCCGGCGAGGTCGGCCACCTGCCGCTGGGGCGCCCCGAGGACCGGTGCGGCTGTGGTCGGGCCGGGTGTCTGGAGGCCAGCGTGGGCCTCATGGCGCTGTGCCGGGCAGCCGGGCTGCCGCCCGGAGGGACACCGACGGCGGTGGCCCGCGAGGTCGCCGCGAGGGCGGCGGGCGACGCCGCGGTGCGAGGCGCGGTGGGGGACCTGGGCCGCCTGCTGGGGTCGGGGCTGGCCGCGCTGGCCACGGTCCTGGACCCCTCGGTCATCGTGCTTGGCGGGTACTTCAGCGAGCTCGGCGACCTCGTCCTCGAGCCGGCACGTGCCGAGCTCGACGCGAGACTGCCCTCGCCCGCCCAGCCCCGGCCGCAGCTGCGTGCCTCGGAGCTCGGGCTGGTGGCCGCGGCCACGGGAGCGGCCGAGCGGTCCTGGGACGACGTGATGGACGGGTCGGCGGCGCTGCCCTGA
- a CDS encoding ROK family protein, producing MTPARPATGTGTNHEAVRRHNLGTLLRHVHLGGEVSRAHLTTRMQLNRSTIGGLVTELEGLGLARQTQPSPSRGAGRPSAGVTTAHDGPFVIAVDLGVDRVVVARVALGGAVEQRARAAIPSSAREAWQVGSTVADLVREVVSGAPPAAPLVGMGVSVPGLVRRSDGLVRLAPNLEWHDVSFGSIVLAALGLDVPVTTANDADLGALAEQRRGAGLGIDDLVYISGNVGVGAGVILGGHPLRGAAGYVGEVGHLRLGTEGRACHCGNVGCWETEVGGLAIAEAVGCPAQQVASLDGFLDTYTGPLEGLREIGEQLGGGLASLVNVFNPERLVLGGYFRPLFALVGDEVRRALAARALPAPMESVSLTTPGLGADSVLVGAAEVALEPLLVDPVATMAQAVRDVPARLAG from the coding sequence GTGACGCCGGCGCGGCCCGCCACGGGCACCGGCACCAACCACGAGGCCGTCCGCCGCCACAACCTCGGCACCCTGCTGCGTCACGTGCACCTGGGCGGGGAGGTCTCCCGCGCCCACCTGACGACCCGCATGCAGCTCAACCGCAGCACGATCGGCGGACTGGTCACCGAGCTCGAGGGGCTGGGGCTGGCCCGTCAGACCCAGCCCTCGCCGAGCCGTGGCGCCGGCCGCCCCTCGGCCGGGGTCACGACGGCGCACGACGGCCCGTTCGTGATCGCCGTCGACCTCGGGGTCGACCGCGTGGTGGTCGCCAGGGTCGCGCTCGGCGGCGCGGTCGAGCAGCGGGCCCGCGCGGCCATCCCCTCCTCCGCCCGAGAGGCCTGGCAGGTGGGGTCGACGGTGGCGGACCTGGTCCGCGAGGTGGTCTCGGGCGCGCCACCGGCCGCTCCGCTGGTGGGCATGGGGGTCAGCGTCCCCGGCCTGGTCCGCCGCAGCGACGGCCTCGTGCGGCTGGCACCGAACCTGGAGTGGCACGACGTCTCGTTCGGCTCCATCGTCCTGGCCGCGCTGGGCCTCGACGTGCCCGTCACCACCGCCAACGACGCCGACCTGGGGGCGCTGGCCGAGCAGCGTCGCGGTGCCGGTCTCGGCATCGACGACCTGGTCTACATCTCCGGCAACGTCGGCGTCGGCGCCGGCGTCATCCTGGGCGGTCACCCGCTGCGCGGAGCCGCGGGGTACGTCGGCGAGGTCGGTCACCTGCGGCTGGGCACCGAGGGCCGGGCCTGCCACTGCGGCAACGTCGGCTGCTGGGAGACCGAGGTCGGCGGGTTGGCCATCGCAGAAGCGGTCGGTTGCCCGGCGCAGCAGGTGGCCTCGCTCGACGGCTTCCTGGACACCTACACCGGCCCGCTGGAGGGCCTGCGGGAGATCGGCGAGCAGCTCGGCGGTGGTCTGGCCAGCCTGGTGAACGTCTTCAATCCCGAGCGGCTGGTGCTCGGGGGCTACTTCCGCCCGCTCTTCGCGCTCGTCGGCGACGAGGTGCGCCGAGCGCTGGCGGCCCGCGCCCTGCCGGCCCCCATGGAGTCGGTCAGCCTCACCACGCCGGGTCTCGGCGCCGACTCGGTGCTGGTCGGCGCCGCGGAGGTGGCGCTCGAGCCGCTGCTCGTGGACCCGGTCGCCACCATGGCCCAGGCCGTGCGCGACGTACCGGCCCGGCTGGCCGGCTGA
- a CDS encoding sugar ABC transporter permease, with amino-acid sequence MTSTKPELADSDFAIDTRTSTVPEYLRAYLGRVRGGDMGALPAVLGLVVLGIVFSVTTERFFSLLNISNLIVQAGPICLLAMGLVPVLLLGEIDLSAGVAGGTSAGFTALAIVDHGQHWTVAVAVGLLVGALIGLAVGALVAILGIPSFVVSLAFFLGLQGVLLWLIGEGGSIRVADEVLRGLTINNVGVTAGWVVAVLVAAVFAGGTLWQHRQRVAKGLQHPPFPVVVVRVVAISLVILAVPFLLNQNRGRPTFPIQGIPWVLPVVVVLLLVWTFVLTRTTFGRYLYAVGGNAEAARRAGVNVVRIKVSAFVFCSMMAAASGIVQASYTGKVSASSGGGNVLLYAVGAAVIGGVSLFGGRGRAVHAVIGGLTIATIANGLPLLVNESYANYLVTGGVLLVAASVDALSRRRRSTAGV; translated from the coding sequence ATGACCAGCACCAAGCCCGAGCTCGCCGACAGCGACTTCGCCATCGACACCCGCACGAGCACCGTCCCGGAGTACCTGCGCGCCTACCTCGGCCGCGTACGCGGCGGTGACATGGGCGCCCTGCCCGCCGTCCTGGGCCTCGTCGTCCTCGGCATCGTCTTCTCGGTCACCACCGAGCGATTCTTCTCCCTGCTCAACATCTCCAACCTCATCGTGCAGGCGGGGCCGATCTGCCTGCTGGCCATGGGCCTGGTGCCGGTGCTGCTGCTCGGCGAGATCGACCTGTCCGCCGGCGTCGCCGGCGGCACGTCGGCCGGGTTCACCGCGCTGGCGATCGTCGACCACGGCCAGCACTGGACCGTGGCGGTGGCCGTCGGGCTGCTGGTTGGCGCCTTGATCGGCCTGGCCGTCGGCGCCCTGGTGGCTATCCTCGGCATCCCGTCCTTCGTGGTCTCCCTCGCCTTCTTCCTGGGCCTGCAGGGCGTCCTGCTGTGGCTCATCGGCGAGGGCGGCTCGATCCGAGTGGCCGACGAGGTCCTGCGCGGACTCACGATCAACAACGTCGGCGTCACCGCGGGCTGGGTCGTGGCCGTCCTGGTGGCGGCGGTCTTCGCCGGGGGGACGCTCTGGCAGCACCGTCAGCGCGTCGCCAAGGGGCTGCAGCACCCTCCCTTCCCCGTCGTGGTGGTCCGCGTCGTGGCCATCAGCCTGGTCATCCTCGCCGTGCCGTTCCTGCTGAACCAGAACCGCGGCCGGCCGACGTTCCCGATCCAGGGGATCCCGTGGGTGCTGCCCGTGGTGGTCGTGCTGCTGCTCGTGTGGACCTTCGTCCTGACCCGCACGACGTTCGGCCGCTACCTCTACGCCGTCGGCGGCAACGCCGAGGCTGCGCGGCGAGCGGGCGTCAACGTCGTACGCATCAAGGTCTCGGCCTTCGTCTTCTGCTCGATGATGGCCGCAGCCAGCGGCATCGTGCAGGCCTCCTACACCGGGAAGGTCTCGGCCTCCTCCGGCGGCGGGAACGTCCTGCTGTACGCCGTCGGCGCGGCCGTGATCGGCGGGGTCAGCCTCTTCGGCGGCCGTGGTCGTGCGGTCCACGCCGTCATCGGCGGACTCACCATCGCCACGATCGCCAACGGCCTGCCGCTGCTGGTCAACGAGAGCTACGCCAACTACCTGGTGACCGGCGGGGTGCTCCTCGTCGCCGCCAGCGTGGACGCCCTCTCGCGCCGACGCCGCTCCACGGCAGGGGTGTGA
- a CDS encoding ATP-binding cassette domain-containing protein codes for MTEPLLALRGVNKSFGHVHVLHDVDFDVHPGQVTALVGDNGAGKSTLVKVIAGIYGRDSGQYLFEGRPVDVHGPRDVADLGVEVVYQDLALCDNLDIVQNMFLGRETRRWGMLDEVDMETRARETLASLSVRTVKSVRQSVNSLSGGQRQTVAIAKAVLWNSRIVLLDEPTAALGVAQTRQVLDLVRRLADRGLGVVLISHNMTDVFEVADRITALYLGRVAADVPATDVNHAQVVELITAGRSGALGLAENAL; via the coding sequence ATGACCGAACCGCTGCTGGCGCTGCGCGGCGTGAACAAGAGCTTCGGACACGTGCACGTCCTGCACGACGTCGACTTCGACGTCCACCCCGGCCAGGTGACCGCCCTCGTGGGTGACAACGGCGCCGGCAAGTCGACCCTGGTCAAGGTCATCGCCGGGATCTACGGCCGCGACTCCGGCCAGTACCTCTTCGAGGGCCGCCCCGTCGACGTCCACGGACCCCGCGACGTCGCCGACCTGGGCGTCGAGGTCGTCTACCAGGACCTCGCACTGTGCGACAACCTCGACATCGTCCAGAACATGTTCCTGGGTCGCGAGACCCGACGCTGGGGCATGCTCGACGAGGTCGACATGGAGACCCGGGCCCGCGAGACCCTTGCTTCTCTCTCCGTGCGCACCGTGAAGTCGGTGCGCCAGAGCGTCAACAGCCTCTCCGGCGGGCAGCGCCAGACCGTGGCCATCGCCAAGGCCGTCCTCTGGAACTCCCGCATCGTCCTGCTCGACGAGCCCACCGCCGCCCTCGGCGTCGCCCAGACCCGGCAGGTCCTCGACCTCGTCCGCCGGCTGGCCGACCGCGGGCTCGGCGTGGTCCTCATCTCCCACAACATGACCGACGTCTTCGAGGTCGCCGACCGGATCACCGCGCTCTACCTGGGGCGGGTGGCCGCCGACGTCCCGGCCACCGACGTGAACCACGCGCAGGTGGTCGAGCTGATCACCGCGGGCCGCTCGGGCGCACTCGGCCTCGCCGAGAACGCACTCTGA